The Chelatococcus sp. HY11 genome includes a window with the following:
- a CDS encoding SGNH/GDSL hydrolase family protein — protein sequence MVRGSVSTAGATVAKVLCRISLPIIPAFVVSAMAVTLPATSFAEGLNAAQDAHRAVATSQTTPAPAAAGWECLTMQPVLALNGRLTHTAARFATGGRLTILAIGSSTTAGVGTSSPAAAYPAQLVGRLEEKLPLVDIDMHVSGIGGETAVQTLARLEKQVAELKPDLVIWQVGTNDALTSVGEDVFRNLVERGIAAATAADADLILLDQQFFPTISDKQRYERFVNLVTEVGLKTKTCVFSRYALMKGWGDQSAVALQAMLSSDGFHMSDRGHACMARLLGREILRAAREGDKPVALAGPTQASDKTAIAAPGF from the coding sequence ATGGTTCGAGGTTCAGTTTCGACGGCCGGCGCGACCGTCGCAAAAGTCTTGTGCCGTATTTCCCTCCCGATCATTCCCGCATTCGTTGTCTCCGCCATGGCCGTGACGCTCCCCGCCACGTCATTCGCGGAAGGCCTCAACGCGGCTCAAGACGCCCATCGCGCGGTCGCGACGTCCCAGACGACACCAGCCCCCGCGGCTGCCGGTTGGGAATGCCTCACCATGCAGCCGGTACTGGCGCTGAACGGCCGCCTCACGCACACTGCCGCGCGCTTTGCCACGGGTGGGCGCCTGACCATTCTGGCGATCGGATCCTCGACCACGGCGGGCGTCGGAACATCGTCGCCTGCCGCCGCCTATCCCGCCCAGCTGGTGGGACGGCTCGAGGAGAAGCTGCCTCTCGTCGACATCGACATGCATGTTTCGGGTATCGGTGGGGAGACAGCCGTGCAGACCCTGGCGCGGCTCGAGAAGCAGGTCGCCGAGCTGAAGCCTGATCTCGTCATCTGGCAGGTCGGCACGAACGATGCGCTGACCTCCGTCGGCGAGGACGTTTTCCGGAACCTCGTGGAGCGCGGCATCGCGGCGGCGACGGCTGCGGACGCTGACCTTATCCTGCTCGATCAGCAATTTTTCCCGACGATCAGCGACAAGCAGCGCTACGAGCGGTTTGTCAATCTGGTCACCGAGGTCGGCCTGAAGACAAAGACATGTGTCTTTTCCCGCTATGCCTTGATGAAAGGCTGGGGCGACCAATCGGCGGTCGCCTTGCAAGCCATGCTGTCAAGCGATGGCTTTCATATGAGCGATCGCGGCCATGCCTGCATGGCCCGCCTTCTCGGTCGCGAGATCCTGCGCGCGGCGCGTGAGGGTGACAAGCCCGTCGCGCTCGC